Within Candidatus Thorarchaeota archaeon, the genomic segment CCTTGATCGTAGCCAGTTTGCATGGAGCCGTAGTGATGAGACCAAAGAGGCACTATTGGTCATGCTCTCGCATCATCCTCCCTCAATGTACGGCCACTGTCTACGTGTATCCTTTCATGGGCATTCTCTCTATCTCTGCGGCCGTTGTACTGGGATCTATGGCGGAATGGGCCTTGGGATCTTGACTATTCTCTTTGGTCATATCTCTCTAGAGCCTTCATGGCTCTGGTTTCTATTGGCTGTTGCACTTGGTCTGACCACTGTGATCGAATGGATGACACAACGTATGACTCCACGAAAGACTACACTTCATCTGCGATTTGTGAGCGGACTCATGAGTGGGATTGGTCTGGCCATTGTGTTTATGCTCTCCAATATGTTCTATATGCTCGTCACTTTGGCGATCATGGGGGTCTCGATCGGTACAGTGAGTCTTTTCGAGGCAAGAAAAGGTAACGCCCGTGCCGAAGACGAAGAAGTCGAGGATGATAGCTGACATTTCGTTTCTTTGCAGGCAAACAGTTAAAGACACCTTACCATTTGAACTATCAAGTGACCACCATGATTCCAGTCGCAAAACCAATCATCGGTGATGAAGAGCTCGAGGCAGTACGAAAGGTTCTCGAATCCGGATACCTTGCAGAAGGAAAGGTTTCACGAGAACTCGAAGCGAAGTTTTCAGAATACATCGGTACAAAGTATGCTACTGTGACTACCAACGGTACAACCGCACTGTTTACGGCATTAGATGCGATGGGTATCCGCCCCGGTGATGAAGTGATCACTACGCCCTTCACATTTATTGCATCCGCCAATACGATCACTCAGCTAGGTGCGATTCCGATCTTTGTCGATGTGGACCCCGAGACCTACAACATTGACCCTGATCTCATCGAGCAGGCTATAACTGAGAAGACCAAGGCAATTATGCCCGTCCATATCTTTGGTAATCCCGCTGATATGAAGCGTATCATGGAAATTGCAGAGGCCCACGATTTGTCAGTGTTAGAGGACGCTTGTCAGGCGCATGGCGCTACGATCGATGGTAAGAAGGTTGGTTCTTTTGGACATGCTGCTGCATTCTCTTTCTACGCAACTAAGAATATGATGACTGGCGAGGGTGGAATGATTGTTACCGATGATGAGGACCTGATCGAGCGTGCCAAGTCCATTAAGAACCATGGGCGGGGCGTGCATGGAGGCTACAGTCATTTCCGGATAGGTTACAACTTTCGTATGCTGGATATTGTATCTGCGATTGGTATAGTGCAGCTCAAGAGATTACCTGGGATCGTCAAGGCACAACAACGGAATGGTGTATTGTACAATGAGGCACTGGCCGAGATTGATGCTCTCAAACCTCAAGCCATGTATCCTGGCGCAAAATCCGCATATCACGTCTATGCGCCTCGCCTCTATTCGGATAAAGTAGGTCGAGATGAGATCATTGCGATTCTCAAACAGCATAATATTGGGTCACGAAGCGTCTATGCAGTCCCCTGTCACAAGCAGGGAACATATGCGAATATTCAGGAGTGGTCATGGGCCAAGTTTGTCAAATATCCTGATTATTCATCTATGTCCTTTCCCATTGCTGAGGATATTGGGGATCGTCACTTCCAGCTCCCATCACATTCTCAGGTATCCGAAGAGGATGTTAAGTTCGTAGTTGAGACGATCCGTTCAATTTTCCAATAATCTATCAAACGGGGAGCGACACGGCTCTATTTCGCTCCCCCTTACTATTGTTGGTCGTTGTTCTGTTCATAGCCAATACAAACATATTCTGCAATTGCTATTTATCATTCATCATGAATGTCATCATCAAACAGAGACGCAGTGGTTCGGTCAATGAAATAAAAAAACGGTTTGACCGTGCAAAACGGGAAAAGCGAGACCTCGACTTTCAGACTGGCCGTATACCACGTGATGTGCTAAGCAAGCTCCTGATTGTCTGTGGGCAGGTCTCTCCTGATGATGTAGCAGCATATCGCAAAAAGGCCTCTGAGATCAAAGCGGAT encodes:
- a CDS encoding DegT/DnrJ/EryC1/StrS aminotransferase family protein, with product MIPVAKPIIGDEELEAVRKVLESGYLAEGKVSRELEAKFSEYIGTKYATVTTNGTTALFTALDAMGIRPGDEVITTPFTFIASANTITQLGAIPIFVDVDPETYNIDPDLIEQAITEKTKAIMPVHIFGNPADMKRIMEIAEAHDLSVLEDACQAHGATIDGKKVGSFGHAAAFSFYATKNMMTGEGGMIVTDDEDLIERAKSIKNHGRGVHGGYSHFRIGYNFRMLDIVSAIGIVQLKRLPGIVKAQQRNGVLYNEALAEIDALKPQAMYPGAKSAYHVYAPRLYSDKVGRDEIIAILKQHNIGSRSVYAVPCHKQGTYANIQEWSWAKFVKYPDYSSMSFPIAEDIGDRHFQLPSHSQVSEEDVKFVVETIRSIFQ
- a CDS encoding DUF2085 domain-containing protein, translating into MPDETVKTQELPPDALDRSQFAWSRSDETKEALLVMLSHHPPSMYGHCLRVSFHGHSLYLCGRCTGIYGGMGLGILTILFGHISLEPSWLWFLLAVALGLTTVIEWMTQRMTPRKTTLHLRFVSGLMSGIGLAIVFMLSNMFYMLVTLAIMGVSIGTVSLFEARKGNARAEDEEVEDDS